One Solea solea chromosome 5, fSolSol10.1, whole genome shotgun sequence genomic window carries:
- the polr2l gene encoding DNA-directed RNA polymerases I, II, and III subunit RPABC5, which produces MIIPVRCFTCGKIVGNKWEAYLGLLQAEYTEGDALDALGLKRYCCRRMLLSHVDLIEKLLNYAPLEK; this is translated from the exons ATGATTATCCCAGTCCGgtgcttcacttgtgggaagATCGTGGGTAATAAGTGGGAGGCATACCTGGGTCTACTCCAAGCGGAATATACTGAGGG TGATGCTCTTGATGCCCTGGGCCTGAAGAGATACTGCTGTCGGAGGATGCTGCTTTCTCACGTGGATCTTATTGAAAAACTATTGAATTATGCTCCTCTGGAGAAGTGA
- the LOC131459253 gene encoding cleavage and polyadenylation specificity factor subunit 7-like, with protein MAAPGAAAGPSTSNWNARNIHSDLNQNEEDLDRIAEANELYDAVLTGSVDRVKKVAKKASPPYKAAVQDEFKSVEVHGGNSQKRLSLYIGSFPWWTSDGDITSMALTLGVRDIKEIKFAENRVNGQSRGYAEVVVTSEESFKILLEKIPQCKLNGETVECRFATRQNLTVFEDVANKRIPLRLNSKDPKESDHSDQAPSLPQEPIAPPRPPIFPTHAFPPMPFIGHPPPPFPPMPPHMPPPLPPPIFPPHPVHIPSQPPPSLHINPAFFNQDGHGSKAYSQHKQTPQSPEEDFDELMNRNRAIASSAISKAVSGATAGDLQVAMETLLTAIAIIKQSRVYRDERCQALVTSLKDCLVSIQGNYGYRGSSRSREKERDRDRGRDRERERDRERNQEDSSGWEGAGVSRRRRERSWSGDREKERSRERERERERHRDHRDRYR; from the exons ATGGCTGCTCCTGGAGCTGCAGCCGGACCAAGCACCTCCAACTGGAATGCCAGAAATATTCACAGTGATCTGAATCAAAACGAGGAG gacTTGGACAGGATTGCTGAAGCGAATGAACTTTATGATGCTGTTCTGACCGGCTCAGTCGATCGGGTAAAGAAAGTGGCTAAAAAGGCATCACCTCCTTATAAGGCAGCAGTTCAAGATGAGTTCAAATCAGTAGAGGTGCACGGAGGAAACTCACAGAAGCGACTGTCGTTGTATATTGGAAGTTTCCCCTGG TGGACATCTGATGGGGACATCACATCTATGGCCCTAACCTTGGGTGTGAGGGATATCAAGGAGATCAAATTTGCAGAGAACAGAGTGAATGGCCAGTCAAGAGG CTATGCAGAAGTAGTGGTGACCTCAGAGGAATCATTCAAAATACTGTTGGAAAAAATACCCCAGTGTAAACTGAACGGGGAAACAGTTGAATGCCGCTTTGCCACTCGACAGAACCTCACCGTGTTTGAGGACGTTGCAAATAAAC GTATACCCCTCCGTCTAAATTCAAAAGATCCCAAGGAGTCGGATCATTCAGATCAGGCTCCCTCATTACCACAGGAGCCCATCGCTCCACCAAGACCCCCAATTTTCCCAACACATGCGTTTCCACCTATGCCTTTCATCGGTCATCCGCCTCCTCCCTTCCCACCTATGCCTCCACACATGCCACCTCCCCTGCCTCCGCCTATATTCCCTCCTCATCCAGTCCATATTCCCAGCCAACCGCCTCCTAGTCTTCATATAAACCCTGCATTCTTCAACCAGGATGGACACGGCAGCAAAGCTTACAGCCAACACAA acaaacaCCTCAGAGTCCAGAGGAGGATTTCGATGAGCTAATGAACAGAAATAGAGCCATCGCCAGCAGTGCCATCTCTAAGGCTGTGTCTGGAGCAACAGCTG GAGATTTGCAAGTGGCGATGGAGACTCTATTAACTGCCATTGCCATCATTAAGCAGTCCAGAGTGTACAGAGATGAACGCTGTCAAGCGCTGGTCACCTCCCTCAAAGATTGCCTCGTCTCCATCCAAGGAAACTATGGCTACAG GGGAAGCAGTCGTTCTcgggaaaaagaaagagaccGCGATAGGGGCCGTGACCGGGAGCGAGAGCGGGATAGAGAAAGAAACCAGGAAGATTCCTCTGGCTGGGAAGGAGCGGGAGTGTCTCGAAGACGCAGAGAACGTTCCTGGAGTGGAGATCGAGAGAAGGAGCGCTCGCGGGAACGTGAACGGGAACGTGAAAGGCACAGAGATCACAGAGACAGATACCGCTGA
- the sdhaf2 gene encoding succinate dehydrogenase assembly factor 2, mitochondrial: MLSSVIAKRLVSGVCQAAWRPAAAGMVSVRGYRGDAPDDSRGDLIEIPLPPWDERANEATDIKRRRLLYESRKRGMLENCIILSLFAKRYLNTMTEKQLHQYDRLINEPSNDWDIYYWATETRPTPDVYQGEVMDLLKEFTKNRNQEQRLDAPSLEYLDKESQ, translated from the exons ATGCTGTCGTCTGTCATTGCGAAAAGA CTGGTGTCTGGGGTGTGCCAGGCAGCCTGGAGACCAGCAGCTGCGGGCATGGTATCGGTTCGTGGTTACCGTGGAGACGCGCCAGACGACTCCAGGGGAGACCTGATCGAGATCCCTCTACCACCTTGGGATGAGAGAGCAAACGAGGCCACTGACATCAAGAGGCGCCGTCTTCTTTATGAGAGTCGTAAGAGGGGCATGTTGGAGAACTGCATAATACTCAG CCTGTTTGCAAAGCGATACCTGAACACAATGACTGAGAAGCAGCTGCACCAGTACGACCGGCTGATTAATGAACCAAGCAATGACTGGGACATCTATTACTGGGCAACAG AGACTCGGCCCACACCTGACGTTTACCAAGGAGAGGTCATGGATTTGCTGAAGGAGTTCACAAAGAACCGCAACCAGGAGCAGAGGTTGGACGCCCCCAGCTTGGAATACTTGGATAAGGAAAGTCAGTGA